Part of the Dehalogenimonas sp. THU2 genome, CATGGTGAGTTCTGTCATCGCATTCCCGTTCGCGTGGTCAGCCGTGAGATCCCACGAATTTTTTCACCGATGTTGACCGGCTCAGCCCAGCATCGAACCGATGAAGTCGCGCTGGCCGCGGAGGAATTCCGCCGCCGCCGCCGGGCGCTTGCCCTCGAGTTGCAGGCTGAGGATGCCCAGCACCCCGCCGCCGGTGGCTACCCCGAACGGAACCGCCGGCGCGTTTGGGACCTGGACCACCGTGCCCGGTTCGGCTTTGGTATCTATGTCGACCGGTCTCGTCTCGATAAGTTTCAGGGTTTTACCTTGCCAGGCGGTATAAGCCCCCGGCCATGGCTGAAAAGCCCGCGATTGGCGCCAGATCATATCGGCCGATTGCCGCCAGTCGATGCGGCCGGCTTCTTTGGCTAGCATCGGGGCATAGGTAGAGCCTTCCACCGGCTGGGGAACCGCGTCGATGGTACCGCGTTCGACCTGGGGCAGGACATCGATGAGGCTCATGGCCCCGATGATCGCCAGGCGCCCGGACAGGCTGCCGGTAGTGTCCCAATCGAAAACCGGTATCATGGCGCGGGAATAAACGGCGCCGGTGTCGATGCCCGCGTCCATACGCATGATGCTGACTCCGGTGAACCGGTCGCCGGCGGCGATGGCGGCGGCGATGGGCGCCGCGCCCCGGTGTCTCGGCAACAGGGAGGCGTGGACGTTCAGGCAACCCAGCCGGGGAATGTCCAGCACCGCCTGCGGCAGTATCAGGCCGTAGGCGGCAACCACGATTACGTCGGGTTCAAGTTCCCGCAGTTCCGCCTGGGCTTCCGGCTTGCGGAGGGTACCGGGCTGAATAACGGTGAGGCCGTGTTGTTCCGCCATCTGTTTTACCGGGGAAGCGGTCAGCGTTTTGCCGCGACCGGAGGGGGCGTCCCGGCGCGTGTATACAGCGGCCACCTTATAGCCTTCGCCGGCGAGGGCTTCAAGCACCGGCACGGCAAACTCCGGCGTACCCATAAAGACAATTTTCATTTTAATAGTACCTTTTTCCTATGCGCGATTGTAGCACCATTTTTTTATTTTTCCCAATAGCTTTACGGTGGTTACGCCGGGGCAATATAGAGAGCTCTGAAGAGCTTGAAAGAGTAATCCGTTGCGGCTATACGGCGGAGCGGGCGGTACAGGCGCTTGCCCCGGTTATAGGCGGGCTGGTACTATGAATAAGGTTTTCACGACGGCATGCGCCGGGCTGAGAACAAACCCTGAAAAGACGCCGGGCCGGGTATTTTATTACCCATGGGGCATGTCCCTTTTTTAAATAGTTTGGAGACATCACGCTTGCCGACCGAAGAAATACAATCTGCCACTGACGCCGGTAAGATCTGGGAAACCGCGCTTGGGGAACTGGAATGTTCCCTGAACCGTCCCAATTTCCGCACATGGTACGCCCGCACCACCGGCCTCGGCTTCGAGGACGGGCGCTTCATCATCGGCGTGCCCAACTCTTTCGTCGCCGAGTACCTGGAGCAGAACCAGCGCTCACTGATTGCCAAGACGCTGATCAAGCTCACCGGCCGGGACAATCTGCAACTTGGTTTCAAGGTGACGGCGGGGGGCAAAACGGGCGCCGTCCGCCCCGCACCCGGCGATACGTCCGCCCGTTCCGAGGGCTGCCGCTTTAATCCGCGCTATGACTTCGACGCCTTCATCGTCGGCAACGCCAACCGGCTGGCCCACGCCGCGGCGCTATCCGCCGCCCAGAAACCGGGTGAAGGCTACAACCCCCTCTTCATCCACGGTTCGAGCGGCCTGGGCAAGACCCACCTGCTCCAGGCCATCGGCCAGACTGCGGAGCGCGCCGGTAAAACCGTGCGTTACGTCTCCGGGGAGCAGTTCACCTCGGAATTCGTGTCCGCCATCAGGGAAAGGCGCGGCGATGAGTTCCGGGAACGCTATCGCAACGTAGACCTGCTGCTCCTGGACGACGTCCAGTTCCTGGCAGGCAAGTCACAGACCGAGGAAAGCTTTTTTCATACCTTCAACGAACTGCACAATTCCGGCAAGCAGATCGTGCTTTCCGCGGATTCGCCCCCGAAGGCTATCGCCCAGCTCGAAGACCGTCTGCGTTCCCGTTTCGAGTGGGGTCTGACCGCCGAGATATCGCCGCCGGATGAAAAGATGCGCCTGTCTATCCTGCGCTCCCGCGCCGAGCAGGCCGGGGCGGAGCTTACCCCGGACGTCCTGGACTACATGGCCTCTGAGGTCATCCGCAATATCCGGGAGCTGGAGGGCAATCTGAACCGGGTGCTGGCCTACTCCCGTCTGCTGCGTTCGGCCGTCACCCCGGACCTGGCCCGGCGGGCGCTTAAAAACCTGGCCGCCGAGCCTGTCGAGAACAAGCCGGAGACGGGACCGGAACTCCTGCTCGATACCGTGGCGGCATGCTTCGAGATCACCCCGGAAGATCTCCTGGGCCGCCGCCGGGACAAGGAAATTGCCACCGCCCGGCAAGTTGCCATGTACGTCCTTAAGAGCCAGAATCTGTGGTCCCTGGGTGAGATCGGCCGCCTGGTCGGCGACCGCACCGCAGCCACCGTCAGCCACTCCTGCGACAAGATCGGCCGGGAGCTAGAGTTCAATCCCCTGCTGAAGCGCAAACTAATCGACATCGAAAACCGCCTCGGCGGCAAGTAGTCCCGCCGTTCCTCGTCCTGTAAGGGCGATGGCAACGCCTCGCCCTCGGGGCGGCGGCCGTTCCAAATAGCACCCCCCATGGGCGACGCGTCGCGTAGTTCAAGTAAACCCGACATCACACCTTTGCGGTATTGGTGACCGGTCTAAAAGGTCTCAACAGGAGAAAATTGTCTTTCTGAGCGTGGCGAAGAATCTCAATTCTACGTTCAGCGAGAGTGAATGTTTATCGTCCGCTTCTTCAAAATCACGATTATGCGGTAGTCTCCATGCCGTGTCCTCCTCGTTCATCGTCGTGTAGGGGCGACCGGCCGGTCGCCCTCCCGGTGGCTACTATGGTTCACGTTCGCCCGGCATCGACAATCCCGTGCGTTCAACGGATGGAATTTCAGACAAAAAAGAAAAGAGGGGTTATTACACCCCTCTCTGATTTCGGCTTTAGAGATTTCTTACTTGGCGGCGGCGTTGAGCTTCTTGGCCATGCGGCTCTTGCGGCGGGCCGCGTTGTTGGCGTGGATGAGGCCTTTCTTGGCGGCGACATCCAGCGCGCTCTGGCTGGCGACCACGGCTACTTTGGCCTCGTCGCTGCCGGCGGTGATGGCTTTTTCAGCCTTGCGGATGGTGGTCCGGAGACTGCTCATGGCGGATTTATTGCGCAGCGTTTTCTTCGCTGAAGTAAGAATATCTTTCTTGGAACTCTTGGTATTGGCCAACGGACGCCTCCTGAAATATTAACCTGATGACAAGGTACAAATTATACACGATACTTGACTTCGGGTGCAACATGAGATTTTCCCGTATTCCGGCAAAAGTACCCCTTGTCCGGGGCGTGACATCCTGTTAACATTAATCGATGAACTTTCTTTCCAAACTGACCGGAGCCAGCCGCCACAACCGCAGCCTGCTGTGCGTCGGGTTGGACCCGGAACCGGAGAAGCTGCCGCCGGGTGTCGGCGTGCTGGAGT contains:
- the rpsT gene encoding 30S ribosomal protein S20, coding for MANTKSSKKDILTSAKKTLRNKSAMSSLRTTIRKAEKAITAGSDEAKVAVVASQSALDVAAKKGLIHANNAARRKSRMAKKLNAAAK
- the fmt gene encoding methionyl-tRNA formyltransferase; the encoded protein is MKIVFMGTPEFAVPVLEALAGEGYKVAAVYTRRDAPSGRGKTLTASPVKQMAEQHGLTVIQPGTLRKPEAQAELRELEPDVIVVAAYGLILPQAVLDIPRLGCLNVHASLLPRHRGAAPIAAAIAAGDRFTGVSIMRMDAGIDTGAVYSRAMIPVFDWDTTGSLSGRLAIIGAMSLIDVLPQVERGTIDAVPQPVEGSTYAPMLAKEAGRIDWRQSADMIWRQSRAFQPWPGAYTAWQGKTLKLIETRPVDIDTKAEPGTVVQVPNAPAVPFGVATGGGVLGILSLQLEGKRPAAAAEFLRGQRDFIGSMLG
- the dnaA gene encoding chromosomal replication initiator protein DnaA; this translates as MPTEEIQSATDAGKIWETALGELECSLNRPNFRTWYARTTGLGFEDGRFIIGVPNSFVAEYLEQNQRSLIAKTLIKLTGRDNLQLGFKVTAGGKTGAVRPAPGDTSARSEGCRFNPRYDFDAFIVGNANRLAHAAALSAAQKPGEGYNPLFIHGSSGLGKTHLLQAIGQTAERAGKTVRYVSGEQFTSEFVSAIRERRGDEFRERYRNVDLLLLDDVQFLAGKSQTEESFFHTFNELHNSGKQIVLSADSPPKAIAQLEDRLRSRFEWGLTAEISPPDEKMRLSILRSRAEQAGAELTPDVLDYMASEVIRNIRELEGNLNRVLAYSRLLRSAVTPDLARRALKNLAAEPVENKPETGPELLLDTVAACFEITPEDLLGRRRDKEIATARQVAMYVLKSQNLWSLGEIGRLVGDRTAATVSHSCDKIGRELEFNPLLKRKLIDIENRLGGK